Proteins from a single region of Dyadobacter fanqingshengii:
- a CDS encoding putative signal transducing protein, producing MAENWVKAFQSAQMMRAEIAREILEQNGIAAVIVDKKDSSYPVFGMYEVHVPTSDISQAQTIITNEGALNESE from the coding sequence ATGGCTGAGAATTGGGTAAAGGCTTTTCAGAGCGCACAAATGATGCGTGCAGAAATTGCCCGTGAAATTTTAGAGCAGAACGGAATTGCGGCCGTCATTGTAGACAAAAAGGATAGCAGTTATCCGGTATTCGGAATGTATGAAGTGCATGTGCCGACGAGTGATATCTCGCAGGCTCAAACAATAATAACGAATGAGGGAGCGCTTAACGAGTCTGAATAA
- a CDS encoding carboxypeptidase-like regulatory domain-containing protein → MKRSLFIFLLILAGVTGFRDSYAQGEQSAIVFSGMVVGGKTTEILPGATIFIVNAGRGTLSRSDGSFTIKVFPGDSIVFGYVGFKKQYHVIPRSYNSDIYSAIVALREDVVTLSGVTIYPYSTEEEFKKAFLELKLPDQADRDALARSTDPDYINRMAAQVPNNAQTNYRYSMDQLLFGRESSANKGFATTFPFLNPFAWANFIKSVKKGDLKQKDWRKELNAAPRENITKQDFIPPMPENDIKKNGSN, encoded by the coding sequence ATGAAACGGAGTCTTTTTATATTTTTATTGATACTTGCAGGTGTAACTGGATTCCGGGATTCGTATGCGCAGGGTGAACAGAGTGCGATTGTATTTTCAGGAATGGTTGTAGGTGGTAAAACCACTGAGATTCTGCCTGGTGCTACCATTTTTATTGTAAATGCGGGAAGAGGGACATTGTCTAGAAGTGACGGTTCTTTTACGATCAAGGTTTTTCCGGGCGATAGCATTGTTTTTGGTTATGTGGGTTTCAAAAAGCAATATCACGTTATTCCAAGAAGCTATAATTCAGACATTTACTCCGCGATCGTAGCATTACGGGAAGATGTTGTAACGCTTTCCGGTGTAACCATTTACCCGTACTCAACAGAAGAAGAATTCAAAAAAGCATTCCTGGAATTGAAGCTGCCCGATCAGGCGGACCGCGACGCTTTGGCAAGAAGCACAGATCCTGACTATATCAACAGAATGGCCGCGCAAGTCCCTAATAATGCGCAAACCAATTATCGCTATTCCATGGATCAGCTGCTTTTCGGGCGTGAATCATCGGCCAATAAAGGCTTTGCGACGACATTCCCCTTCCTGAACCCATTTGCCTGGGCCAACTTTATCAAATCCGTCAAGAAAGGTGATTTGAAACAAAAAGACTGGCGTAAAGAGCTGAATGCGGCCCCGCGTGAGAACATTACCAAGCAGGATTTTATTCCTCCTATGCCTGAGAACGACATCAAGAAAAACGGCAGTAACTAA
- a CDS encoding CPBP family intramembrane glutamic endopeptidase, producing MQNSNSIQLVSRVPGTGGSLLVLIGFVLIGMAVGNILAVMVLALYLQVDTNSITTVLNQLLSDPGGVKNGWYALMMLQGTVHFFSYLLPSLIFWIYIDRKTIAEFDFRPKPAFRIWLLAFLLVLAFIPVNSKFIEWNAAMKLPDALSGLELWMKEKENQLSVMTAFMTEYTQFSQLLVALFIVVLLPALGEEVLFRGVIQTKLIKLWGNPHAGIWVAAAIFSAIHFQFYGFLPRMMLGAVFGYLYYWTGNIWIAILAHFVNNGFVLVMMYLNNIGVININIEETKSMPLMLILSSLLVSAGILFSIRKASAMQNEAVVVDKEF from the coding sequence ATGCAAAATAGTAACTCTATTCAGTTAGTTTCCCGTGTACCCGGCACAGGAGGCAGTTTGTTGGTCCTCATCGGCTTTGTGCTCATTGGTATGGCAGTGGGCAATATTCTGGCGGTAATGGTGCTTGCGCTTTATTTGCAGGTAGATACAAATAGCATTACCACCGTTTTGAACCAATTACTGAGCGATCCCGGCGGCGTGAAAAATGGCTGGTATGCTTTAATGATGCTTCAAGGCACGGTTCATTTCTTTTCCTATCTGCTTCCCTCGCTTATATTCTGGATTTATATAGATCGCAAAACCATTGCAGAATTCGATTTCAGGCCCAAACCGGCGTTTCGGATATGGTTACTTGCTTTTTTGCTTGTGTTGGCTTTTATTCCTGTTAACAGCAAGTTCATCGAATGGAATGCAGCCATGAAACTGCCCGACGCATTGTCTGGCCTGGAATTGTGGATGAAGGAAAAAGAGAATCAATTGTCGGTCATGACGGCTTTTATGACCGAATATACACAGTTCAGCCAGCTCCTGGTCGCATTGTTTATTGTCGTTTTATTGCCCGCGTTGGGAGAAGAAGTGCTTTTTCGCGGCGTTATTCAGACTAAGCTGATTAAGTTGTGGGGAAATCCTCACGCAGGGATTTGGGTCGCCGCCGCTATATTTAGTGCCATACATTTCCAGTTTTACGGATTTTTGCCCCGGATGATGTTGGGGGCAGTGTTTGGTTACTTATATTACTGGACCGGAAACATTTGGATTGCTATACTCGCACATTTTGTCAATAATGGCTTCGTGCTGGTGATGATGTATCTCAATAATATTGGTGTTATCAACATTAATATTGAAGAGACGAAGTCAATGCCGCTGATGCTGATCTTATCTTCATTGCTGGTTTCTGCTGGCATACTGTTTTCTATCAGGAAAGCGAGTGCGATGCAGAATGAAGCGGTTGTCGTGGATAAGGAATTTTAA
- a CDS encoding phosphatidate cytidylyltransferase: protein MRERLTSLNNLQQRTITALAGVFVIISCILYNELTFLLLFCTISSLTQLEFYKLLGLDGNQPLTYYGTFCGTVMILLAYLIEQDIVPFENYFIISPLLSMIFFIKLYKKNDLKPFTNIGFTFLGIIYVALPFALIIVMAMRGGNYNYEIVLGSLLLLWASDIGGYFAGTNFGKRKLFERISPKKSWEGAVGSAVFAAFIAFALGYYFRTFEPWKWYCIGAIIVVVGTYGDLVESLFKRSIAIKDSGSSIPGHGGFLDRFDGLLLSAPFIVTFLKLFS from the coding sequence ATGAGGGAGCGCTTAACGAGTCTGAATAATTTACAGCAAAGGACCATCACCGCGCTGGCGGGTGTATTTGTGATCATAAGTTGCATTCTTTACAATGAATTGACCTTTCTGCTTCTTTTTTGCACCATCAGCTCGCTTACCCAACTGGAATTTTACAAGCTCCTGGGCCTTGATGGAAATCAGCCGCTGACATATTATGGAACGTTCTGTGGCACAGTCATGATATTACTTGCGTATCTGATAGAGCAAGACATTGTGCCGTTTGAAAATTACTTCATAATCAGCCCGCTGCTATCCATGATATTCTTTATTAAGCTCTATAAAAAGAATGATCTGAAACCTTTTACGAACATTGGTTTCACATTTCTGGGCATTATTTATGTGGCGCTGCCCTTTGCGCTCATCATTGTGATGGCCATGCGCGGGGGAAATTATAACTATGAAATTGTTTTAGGAAGCTTGCTATTGCTTTGGGCTTCTGACATCGGCGGTTATTTTGCAGGGACAAATTTTGGTAAAAGAAAGCTCTTTGAGCGTATTTCCCCCAAGAAATCATGGGAAGGAGCAGTGGGAAGTGCGGTCTTTGCGGCTTTTATCGCGTTTGCGCTCGGTTATTATTTCCGTACCTTCGAACCCTGGAAATGGTATTGTATCGGAGCCATTATCGTGGTTGTAGGCACTTACGGCGATCTTGTAGAGTCGCTTTTCAAGCGGAGCATTGCCATTAAGGACTCGGGAAGTAGTATTCCCGGTCACGGAGGCTTTTTAGATCGGTTTGATGGTCTGCTTCTTTCTGCTCCGTTTATCGTCACTTTTTTGAAGCTCTTTTCCTGA
- a CDS encoding UDP-2,3-diacylglucosamine diphosphatase, with the protein MNFHFEKKTIHLQHGRRAYFSSDYHLGVPSQIQSREREKRVVSWLESIQHDAQVIFLVGDIFDFWFEYKKAVPKGFVRLLGKLAELSDKGIELIIFTGNHDMWMSGYLTEEVGAVIYRNPVSFTFDTKGVSKTILVGHGDGLGPGDSTYKFLKQVFENSFFQMIFRIVHPDVGMWIAMEWSKRSRIANINKGEERFMGADHEWLFQYCREVEQTQHHDFYIFGHRHLVLDMQVNARSRYINLGEWVTQQHFATFDGSNVVLKKFDPETV; encoded by the coding sequence ATGAACTTTCATTTTGAGAAAAAGACGATTCACTTGCAACACGGCCGCCGCGCCTATTTTTCATCTGATTATCATCTTGGCGTCCCTTCCCAGATACAAAGCCGTGAGCGAGAAAAACGTGTTGTAAGCTGGCTGGAATCCATCCAGCACGATGCGCAGGTGATATTTTTGGTAGGCGATATTTTTGATTTTTGGTTTGAATACAAAAAGGCAGTCCCCAAAGGTTTTGTACGGTTACTAGGCAAGCTGGCGGAGCTTTCAGACAAAGGAATTGAGCTGATCATTTTCACCGGAAACCATGATATGTGGATGTCGGGTTACCTGACGGAGGAAGTTGGGGCGGTTATTTACCGGAATCCGGTCTCGTTTACATTCGATACAAAAGGCGTTTCAAAAACCATATTAGTTGGCCACGGTGATGGACTGGGGCCGGGCGACAGCACTTACAAGTTTCTGAAACAGGTTTTTGAAAACAGTTTTTTCCAGATGATTTTCCGGATCGTTCATCCCGATGTAGGCATGTGGATTGCGATGGAATGGTCGAAAAGGAGCCGGATTGCCAATATTAATAAAGGTGAGGAGCGCTTTATGGGTGCGGATCACGAATGGCTATTCCAATATTGCCGCGAAGTGGAGCAAACGCAGCACCACGATTTTTACATTTTTGGACACCGGCATCTGGTGCTGGACATGCAGGTCAATGCACGGTCGCGCTACATTAATCTTGGAGAATGGGTTACGCAACAGCATTTCGCCACTTTTGATGGCAGTAATGTGGTTTTAAAGAAATTTGACCCGGAAACAGTTTAG
- a CDS encoding OmpA family protein, with the protein MKGLYVMLVAAVVMAFCSVTALAQIRINEPGRVVERQAENRANRKIDQAVDKGFDSVEEGIGNLFKKKDKKAKEVESANPDSNGDKKPESNASSNAGNEANIENGTPVKAGKPSLKSYSKFDFIPGEKVVAVEDFAQDAVGDFPAKWNTNSSGEVVTIEGTEGKWLMLGPEGVFYPEFVNKLPENFTLEFNLATTSEFSFYSGYLRTIIAEVASPAKDFTNWKGFDGGKKNGIELGLHPHDAGGTQGIAMFNVFGDENAASIMKNEKSFPAFHVPEHNVVKVSVWRQKGRMRLYVDDYKVWDLPRAFNPEKNYNFIAFSNQGYHEEANRYFISNLRIAVGAPDTRSKLITEGKFSTTGILFDVNSANIKPESYGVLKDIANVLTENGTVKVKIIGHTDSDGDDGSNLALSKKRSEAVKEALSKDFAIDKTRLETDGKGESEPATPNTTSEGKANNRRVEFVKM; encoded by the coding sequence ATGAAAGGATTATATGTAATGTTGGTCGCGGCGGTTGTTATGGCTTTTTGTTCTGTGACAGCATTAGCGCAAATACGGATCAATGAGCCCGGGCGGGTTGTTGAAAGGCAGGCCGAGAACAGGGCTAACAGAAAAATTGATCAGGCGGTAGACAAGGGTTTTGATTCGGTGGAAGAGGGGATCGGTAATCTCTTTAAAAAGAAAGATAAAAAAGCGAAGGAGGTAGAAAGTGCCAATCCGGATTCGAATGGTGATAAAAAGCCGGAAAGTAATGCTTCTTCCAATGCTGGTAATGAGGCAAATATTGAGAATGGGACGCCAGTCAAAGCCGGAAAGCCCAGTTTGAAGTCTTATAGTAAGTTTGATTTCATCCCTGGGGAAAAGGTCGTGGCGGTGGAAGATTTCGCGCAGGATGCCGTTGGAGATTTCCCGGCCAAATGGAACACCAATTCATCCGGCGAGGTGGTCACCATTGAAGGAACCGAGGGGAAATGGCTGATGCTAGGCCCGGAAGGCGTTTTTTATCCGGAATTTGTAAATAAACTTCCCGAAAATTTCACGCTGGAATTCAATCTGGCCACAACATCCGAATTCAGTTTTTATTCGGGTTATTTAAGGACGATTATTGCCGAAGTGGCCAGCCCGGCCAAGGATTTTACAAACTGGAAAGGGTTTGATGGCGGCAAAAAAAACGGAATCGAGCTGGGGCTGCATCCGCATGACGCAGGCGGCACTCAGGGAATTGCAATGTTTAACGTCTTTGGCGACGAGAATGCTGCTTCGATCATGAAAAATGAAAAGAGCTTTCCGGCTTTCCACGTGCCCGAGCATAATGTTGTAAAAGTGTCTGTTTGGCGGCAAAAGGGCCGGATGCGGCTTTATGTGGATGATTATAAGGTGTGGGATCTGCCCCGCGCATTCAATCCCGAGAAAAATTACAACTTCATAGCATTCTCCAACCAGGGTTACCACGAAGAAGCCAACCGTTACTTTATCTCCAATCTCAGGATTGCAGTCGGTGCGCCGGATACGAGAAGCAAACTCATCACAGAAGGTAAATTTTCCACGACAGGCATTTTGTTCGATGTGAATTCTGCCAATATCAAACCTGAATCTTACGGCGTGTTAAAAGACATCGCCAATGTGCTGACCGAAAATGGCACGGTGAAGGTCAAAATCATCGGTCATACCGATAGTGATGGTGACGACGGGAGCAACCTGGCATTATCCAAGAAGCGATCTGAGGCTGTGAAAGAAGCATTATCCAAAGATTTTGCCATCGATAAGACACGATTGGAAACGGACGGAAAAGGGGAAAGCGAGCCTGCTACACCCAACACAACCTCCGAAGGAAAGGCCAATAATCGTCGGGTGGAATTTGTGAAAATGTAG
- a CDS encoding DUF4494 domain-containing protein: MASWYLGKIRYQKEDEAGSLKTINEVYLVDAVSYTESEARLYKQIVTGASEFSVMSISRMRLADLFAFEEGEQWFKAKVIYFSVDEKSGKEKKIVNYMLVNADGIQQALDRINESMRNFLIPYETTDIVLTPILDVFPYTSEEDEQEIPANMRPLSEVKAEQAEAEAISE; this comes from the coding sequence ATGGCGAGCTGGTATTTAGGGAAAATTCGGTATCAAAAAGAGGATGAGGCAGGGAGTCTTAAAACAATCAATGAGGTTTATCTGGTAGACGCCGTTTCATATACAGAGTCTGAGGCCAGGCTTTACAAGCAAATTGTAACTGGCGCCAGCGAGTTCAGCGTGATGAGCATTTCGCGTATGCGGCTTGCGGATTTGTTCGCATTTGAGGAAGGCGAACAGTGGTTTAAAGCAAAAGTGATCTACTTTTCAGTGGATGAGAAAAGCGGTAAGGAGAAGAAAATCGTGAATTATATGCTTGTGAACGCGGATGGCATCCAGCAAGCGCTCGATAGGATCAACGAAAGCATGCGCAATTTCCTGATCCCTTACGAAACTACGGATATTGTATTAACCCCGATTCTGGACGTTTTCCCATACACTTCGGAAGAGGATGAGCAGGAAATTCCCGCTAATATGCGCCCGTTATCAGAAGTAAAAGCAGAACAAGCAGAAGCAGAAGCAATTTCAGAATAA